Proteins from a single region of Hordeum vulgare subsp. vulgare chromosome 6H, MorexV3_pseudomolecules_assembly, whole genome shotgun sequence:
- the LOC123401337 gene encoding NAP1-related protein 2 → MTAPADKGKKAKTDTDVGEENEQIDGALVLSIERLQEIQDELEKVNEEASDKVLEVEQKYSEIRRPVYLRRCDIIKTIPDFWLTAFLSHPLLSELLTEEDQKMFKYLESVDVDDSKDVKSGYSITLNFSENPYFEDRKLTKSYTFADDGTTTINATSIKWKEGMEINGNAIKKKGSKRPLVEESFFTWFTDTEHKSLADGVQDEVAEIIKEDLWPNPLKYFNNEVEEFEGDDEDEEGSDGEDADADEDEDEEL, encoded by the exons ATGACGGCGCCGGCGGACAAGGGGAAGAAGGCCAAGACCGACACCGACGTTGGCGAGGAGAACGAGCAGATCGACGGTGCCCTCGTCCTCTCCATCGAGAGGCTCCAGGAGATCCAGGACGAGCTCGAGAAG GTTAATGAAGAAGCAAGTGATAAGGTTTTGGAGGTTGAGCAGAAGTACAGTGAGATTCGCAGACCTGTCTATCTTCGGAGGTGTGACATCATCAAAACAATTCCAGACTTTTGGCTGACAGCG TTTCTAAGTCATCCTCTCCTCAGTGAGCTTTTGACTGAAGAGGATCAAAAG ATGTTCAAGTACTTGGAGTCTGTCGATGTGGATGATTCTAAAGATGTCAAGTCAGGCTACTCCATCACTCTT AACTTCTCTGAGAATCCCTACTTTGAAGACAGAAAGCTTACCAAGTCATATACCTTTGCTGATGATGGAACAACCACAATAAATGCCACTTCCATTAAGTGGAAAGAAGGAATG gaaattaATGGGAATGCGATTAAGAAGAAAGGAAGCAAGCGCCCATTGGTTGAAGAAAG tttcttcACCTGGTTCACCGATACAGAGCACAAGAGTCTTGCTGATGGGGTGCAAGATGAG GTGGCAGAGATCATCAAAGAAGATTTGTGGCCGAACCCATTGAAATATTTCAACAAT GAGGTTGAAGAGTTTGAAGGAGATGATGAGGATGAAGAG GGATCTGATGGCGAGGATGCTGatgctgatgaggatgaggacgagGAGCTCTGA